GTGGATGAAGCGGTGGAGAAATTTGCTGCCCTGCGCGAAAAATATCCGGACGTAGATATCGGGATCGACTTCCATGGCGCGGTTCAACCGACCACAGCCAGTATTTTAATCAAAGAGCTGGAGCCTTATCGCCCCTGGTTCTACGAAGAAATTGTTCAAGCGCTAAACGTAGATGTGATGGCCGATCTGGCAAAGAAGACCCACATCCCACTCGCGACCGGTGAACGCGTATTCCTCAAATGGGGATTCCGTGAAATTCTGGAAAAAGGCGCCGCGATGATTTTACAACCGGACGTGAATTACGCAGGTGGCATCACTGAACTGAAAGTGATCGCTGGAATGGCTGAGGCCTACTACGCGCCCCTGGCTCCACACAACCCGAACGGACCCTGTTCTCTGGCAGCCAGTCTGCAAATTGCCGGTGCTATTCCTAACTTCCTTGTTCAGGAACGCGGCGACCGGGAGCACGAATTGCTCGCAGAACCACTACCTCCAGTAAGAGACGGATACCGTCCACTACCAACAGGTCCGGGGCTTGGCATCACCATCGATGAAGACAAGTTGATGGATGAAGTCGGCGAGCCACGGGAGTATATGCCGCAATATGACGCGGATGACGGTTCCGTGGTGGATTGGTAGGAACGGGACGAAGGGCGAGAGACGCGGGGCGAGGGAATAAATATCGTCCTCATACTTCTGTTCTGTCTCTTCGTCTTCCTCTTCCTCTTCCTCTTCCTCTTAAAGAATTCGCAACGGCTCGTGGGTGATGTCGACTTCGCCTCGGTACGGCGATCGAGCCCTTCCATCGACCCCTCACGAATAGGAGCGATCCTATAGCGGAGGCGTTTGTTTTTCCACGGCTTCCAACTCTTCCGAAAGGGCGTCCTCAACTTGCTCGATCACCTGATCCACCAAATCCTCACTTTCTGGCAACGAGCCCAGCTGAGTCTTCAACTCAGCCACCTGTGCCTCCAACTCAGCCAACCGCTCCAGAAGCACTTTATTCTCTTCCTGGAAACTTTCCATGAGCTCCATGGTGGACGCCTTCGGTGAGGACACTTCAGACGATGCTGGTTTTACCGGCTTCTTGATACCCATGTAATAGCCCACCCAGACTCCAATCACGAGACAGACAATAAAAGGAAACGATTTCATAATGATGAAGGAATTATAATTAAAAATAAGACCTTCACTCCTAATAGCTTCCTTCTCAAGAGGAATTCCATACCTAGAACAACGGGATAAACGGCTTCACCAAAAGACTGCCAAGTCCCTTGATCGAGTCCCAGATGAATCCACCCACACGAGCACCAGCTGCAGCGGCAAAAAATCCGTCTCCACCCTCACTCCTTTTGACCTCCTCAAGATTCATACCCACATAGTAAAGCTGCTCAGTGCGACCTCGAGGCACACCCAGCCCCGATAATTGCTCGTAGAGCTGAAGGGTTCGCTGATCGTCATTGCTGCTAAGTGAGCCCAAGACCTGGATCACAATGAGCCGCCTGCCGATCAGGAGCTGTAACTGATTAGGATGAGTGACATCTCCCGGGTACAAGGCTATCGAATCAATTTCGGATAACTTAAGGGGCTCGCCCCCCACTTGGACAGCACGCTCAGTTAAGCTGACCTGCCGTTCAACAAATTGGATCTGTTGATCTTCCTGCCCCAAAACACAGACGTAGGCAGCCCCTGTAAATTGTATGCTTTCATCTCCGTCTCCCATACTAGAAGCAGAGCCACGCCGATCGGACAAGGACGCGCAACCTGAACCGAAGATCAGACACAAACAAAGAAACAATGGGAGAAACTTAGCCATGTCTGGAAGGCCTACTGATTGGCCGAACGGGCGTCCAGTCCTTTTGCACGCATTTGAGCGCTCGAGCCTGAATATTTTTCACAAGCTATGAATCAATATTAAAAACAATTGTATTTGATCATCGCCGCAAGGTGGTGCTTGGATACCAGCGTTCGAACCAGAACCAACGCTCTTAGAAGCAAGATTACCCCAGAAAGCCCATGTCTCAACACGGCCGCCCGGGCATCATAAACAATCTCAATCAAATCAGACATTGAATATACAAGGTAAAGGAACAGCGGGAAACACTTACGATGCCATCGTCATCGGATCAGGTATCAGTGGAGGCTGGGCAGCTAAAGAGCTCACCGAAAAAGGACTCAAAACCCTCGTCCTCGAACGGGGCCGCGATGTGGAACATGGCGATTACCCGACCGCCATGATGGAGTCTTGGGAATTCGAAGGTCGCGGAGCCAAGGATCAGGAAAAGATCCAGAGACAGTTGGTTCAGAACCGAACAGGCTATACCACACATCCCGCTTCCGCCCACTGGTTTGTGGACGATGTGGACAATCCTTATAATGAGGTAAAACAATTTGACTGGATGCGCGGCTACCATGTCGGAGGTCGCTCTCTCCTCTGGGGACGCCAGTCCTACCGGATCGGGGACATCGATTTTGAAGCCAATGCCAAGGACGGGATCGCCTGTGACTGGCCGGTGCGCTACAGCGACATGGAATCCTGGTACGACTACGTAGAAGAATTTGCCGGGATCAGTGGCACCAATGAAGGTCTATCCCAATTGCCCGATGGTAAGTTTCTGCCCCCATGGGACATGAATTGCCTGGAGACGCATATCAGCAAACGGATTCGTGAGCATTACAACGACCGTATCATGACCATCGGTCGGGTGGCCAATCTCACTGTGCCTCATAAGGGACGTGGCAATTGCCAGTCTCGCAACCGTTGTATCCGAGGCTGTCCCTATGGAGCCTATTTCAGTAGCAATGCATCCACGCTGCCTGCAGCCTACGCCACAGGGAACCTCACACTGCGTCCTTTCTCGATCGCCAGTGAACTCATTTACGACAAGGAGACAAACAAGGCCACAGGCGTGCGTATCATTGATGCGGAAACAAACGAAGTGATTGAGTTCTATTCGAAGGTCATTTTCTCCTGCGCCTCAGCTGTCGCATCGACCTCAATCTTGCTCAACTCCACCTCGGACCGCTATCCGAATGGATTCGGAAACGACAGTGGTGAACTCGGGCACAACCTGATGGATCACCACTTCAAAGTAGGGGCCAGTGGAGTCTACGAAGGCATGGAAGACCAGTACTACACCGGTCGCCGCCCGAACGGCATCTACATTCCGCGTTTCCGCAATATCAACGAAGAAACCAAGCAAGAGGATTTCATTCGTGGTTACGGATACCAGGGAAGCGCCAGCCGCCTCGACTGGTCACGAGGCATTGCAGAATTCAACCGAGCCGGAGCCGAATTCAAGGCCGACATGATCGAACCCGGCCCTTGGCGATTCGGAATGGGTGCGTGGGGAGAACATCTCCCTTACCACGACAACAAGATGTTCCTCGATCACGATAAGACGGACAAGTGGGGCCAACCTACCGTGACGTTTGATTGTGACTACAAGGAGAACGAGATGGCCATGCGGAAGGATGCTCAAGCAAGCGCGATCGAAATGCTCGAAGTGGCTGGCCTAAAAGACGTCAAAGGATTTGATGATGGAAGCGCCCCGGGACTTTGTATCCACGAAATGGGCACGGCCCGCATGGGACGCGATCCCAAAACCTCCGTCTTGAATAAATGGAACGCGGTCCACACGACACCGAACGTGTATGTGACGGATGGCGCTTTCATGACATCCTCTGCCTGCCAGAATCCATCGCTAACTTACATGGCCTTTACTGCAAGAGCAGCGGACCACGCGGTAAGCGAACTAAAGAAAGGAAACATTTAAGATGAGCCATTCAACACAGTCAAACAACACTCTCACAATGAATCGCCGCGAAGCGATTAAGCGAACGGCCATGATGCTGGGTGCCGCTGTCTCCTCAACGACGATCGCTGGTTGTCTAGGTGGAGACAGAGCAAAGGCTGACTCGCAGCCACAGTTCTTAAGCGAAGCACAGGCCAAGCTGGTGAAAGCCGCTTCTAACTTGATCCTTCCCGCTTCGGACACACCAGGAGCCCTCGATGTCGGTGTCCCCGAATTAATCGATGTGCTTTACGGCAAGTATATGACCGGAGAAGAAAAAACTGTTTTTTCAACGGGATTGGCCGAATTGGAAACAGCGGGATTCAGTGATAAGACTCCAGAGGCTCAAACAGCGGCTCTCGTAGCACTCGGTAAAACCAACAAGCAATTTGTGACTCAATTGAGAGGCGCGATTATCACGGGTTACTTCACCTCGGAGGAAGTCTGCAAAAAAGTGACCCATTATGATCCGATTCCAGGTGGCTTTGTTGGCTGCCTACCCACTTCCGAAACCGGAAACGTGATCATGAGTGAGCCGCGGTAAAAGAACATAGAGCTGGGAGCGAAGAGCCCAGAGTGCATTCCAGAGATGCCTACAGCGACGTCTTTTTATACCGCCAGCCGTCGTCTTAAAGACTATGGCTAGGCACGGCTCAAACACGCTAATCTTCGCTTATAAATAGCCGAAGCAAAAAGACCGTGGTTCAAATCCACTCTACGACATAGGAGTTGCGATTCATCAGCTGTAGGAGGTAGCTTGCTGCCAATTATCTTCCAAGGCCTTACCCATTTCGATGAATAAACTGACCACCCTACTCACTCTATTTCTATTCTCATTGCTCGGAGCTCTTAGCTCCTATGCTAAGTACAACGTCCTGTTCATTATCTCGGACGACCTGACCTACACCGCCCTCTCTTGTTATGGGAACACGGTTTGTGAAACACCCAATATTGATCGACTGGCCGATAAAGGAGTTCGTTTCACACGCGCCTATTGCCAAGGCACCTACTGCGGACCATCCCGGGCCTCATTCATGTCAGGCTATTACCCGCATGCAACAGGCGCATTGGGCTACAAGAGCCCCCGTCCCCAGATTGGGGACCGCCAAACTTGGTCGCAGTTATTCAAGGACAATGGCTATTGGGCAGGTCGCGTAAGTAAAATTTATCACATGGGCGTTCCAGGTGGCATTGAAGACGGTGGCCACGGAGCCGACGACGAGCGCTCCTGGACCGAACGCTACAACAGCCAAGGACCCGAGTGGGCAGCACCCGGCGATGCTGAAACTTTGGAAAACAATGCAGACCTGAAGAAACCCGCGGTAGGCGGAAACACCTTCGTGGTGGTCGAGGCCGATGGCGATGACTACGTTCACTCCGACGGCAAGACCGCGAGAAAAGCCGTGGCGCTCATTCAGCAATTTGACAAGAAGACCGGATCCCGCAAAGGAGAAAAATTCTGGTTGGGCGTCGGTTTTGTTCGACCCCACGTTCCACTGGTTGCACCCGCCAGCTACTTCCCTCCCTTTAAGCCATACGATAAGATGGTTCTCCCGCCCAAGATCCCGGGTGACTGGGACGACATCCCTACCCCGGGCATCAACTACAAGACCAGCCAGGGCATGGAAATGGATATTCGTCGCCAGAAGAAACTGCTGGGAGGTTATTATGCATCCGTTGCCTACATGGATGCCCAAGTCGGCAAGGTGCTCGACGCACTCGAAGAAGCTGGCCTTGAGGACGAGACCATCGTCATCTTTACCAGCGACCATGGCTATCACCTAGGTGAGCATGACTTCTGGTCGAAGGTCAGCTTACGCGATCCATCCGCTGGAGTGCCATTAATCATTTGTGTCCCAGGCAAGAAGCCAGCCGTGTGCAACTCACTCACCGAGCTCATCGACCTCTACCCGACTACGGCTAAACTGTGTGGCCTGGATTATCCCGAAGCCAACCAAGGCAAAGACATTTCCGCCATGCTCGATGATCCTACCGTCGAAGTTCGCGATGCAGCCTTTTCAGTCGCCCCCATGCGCAAAGGATTCTTACTCCGCACACAAGAGTATTCGTATATTCAATACGGGGAGGATGCAGAAAACGGAGTAGAGCTCTTCGACATCCAATCCGATCCCGAACAATACCACAATCTGGCCACGTTTCCAGAATACAAGTTTCTGGCCGAAGCTTTTAAGCAGCGCATGAAAGCCACCTTAGCCGACGTGCGGAATAACGACTTAGATTTGACTTATGATTAGCCCCGAACAGACCCATACATTTAGGGCGCTTTCACAACTCGCATAAAGGATCCTTCACACCAATCATCACGAAGAGCCGTATTGTAATTCAGGAATTCCTGATTGTTTTAGAGCCCTGCCAATACTTCGACGTATCCACTCACTTTCAAGAAACCTTCTCCAAATAAACCTACGTTTAATGGGAAAGTAATTTTCCCATTTTCTACGGTCCAAGTAATTTCCCTAAATCCTTCTCCAAGCTCGCTCGTTCCCGTTTGGCCTTGGCTGTGCGTGTCGGAAAATGGAAGTACCTCGATCATCAGAACTCCAGTGGAAACCGTTACGAAACTCGCGACAACCTGAAGCCGTTCATTCTTCCCGAAGCCGCACCCGATGCTCCGGGGCAGCTCTACAACCTGGAAGAAGATCCCGGCGAAAGAAACAATCTCGACCATAAGAATCCGGATATTGTTCGCATGCTTAAGGCCTTGCTTGATTCATCGATCGATAGTGGACGAAGTGCGCCGTTGGAGCGATAGCGAGCTATCGCAGCGGAGAGCAAGGAGCAGAGAGCTGAATAATCCCCTCGTCCTTAAAACATAATGTATTGTATTTCAAGGTGTCACCACCGCTGAAACGGAGTTGATTCTTGGAACGCCGAGCACCGGCTCGGCATTTAAGAATATATTTTAACCGCTTAAGTACGCTAATTTGACGCTAACAGAAAACCAAGCATTATACATTCCACGGTGTTGTTAATCTGCACTCATTACATTCGCTGGCAGATGTGTCGCCTTTTCAGGCTCGGTACCACCGTGGTTACAATTTTGGGCGACTGTTGGTGTCACTTCGCTAGAAACGCCGAGGGCGCCGTAAGTCGTAACAGGCGGACACCTTAGGCTTCGCTTAAAAGCTTCGACCCAACGCGGTCGGCGATGCGTTCCTACCCTTATTAGCGAATATTGAAATGGAATCCGATTACTGATCACTGATTACCTTTCCACTCCTCTTCCCAAGTACAGAGAACGGGCGGAGGCTCTTCCCCTACCCTTGGCGACGCAGTATATTCAGCTCTGCAATCCAACAAATCGGGGAATCTCTTGATACTTTTGGCAGTCACCACTTTGTTGGAATCTTTTTCGATCAACGCGAAGGCTCGATCTCCTAACAGCCCCGTTGCCAGAAATTCTGCGACTTCAAGTTGTTCGCCTGCAAACGACTTCACGGGAAATCGCCAGAGTTGTTTTACGGTGATGGTATTCATATAGTTGTTACACGAGGAGCCAGAGGATCTCCTCCCTTTCTAATTGGATTTGATCTTAGACCACAGTTCGTCGAACAGCTTGGTATGCTCGCCAACGTCCTCGACCAATTTTAGACGTTTCATTTCTTCTGCAGGAGGATAAACAACAGGGCTATTCAACATAGCCGAATCGATATACTCCATGGCAGCCTTATTGGGTGTCGCAACTTGCCAGGTGTTTGCGTTGCGCGCACCGATTTCTGCATCAAGGAAGAAATTGATGAACGCTGCGGCCATCTCCGGGTTCGGTGCCTTGGAAGGAATGCTCATTACATCCTGCCACAGGAGGCTGCCTTCTTTAGGAAAGAAGTACATCGTCTCGGGATCTGTTGCCATTCTTCGGGCCGCAACGGGGCCGAAGGTGACCCCGGCGTTCACTTCTTTGGATAACACACGATTGCTTGCCAGGACAGCCCCTTCAAATCCGGTAGAACGTTTCTTGGCGGCAATGAGTAGGTCAGCCGCCTTGGACAATTCTTCCGGATTAGTAGTGTTGATATCATGCCCCAAATAAAGAAGTGCCATTCCGATGGTCTGACGCATATCATCCAGCAGCAAGAATGAAGCCGGTTGCTTATCTGGATCGAAAAGTAGTCCCAAGGTCTTTTCCACGGATCCAATCTTGGGCTTCCTCATGTAAATGCCAGTCGACCCCCAGTGATAAGGTGCTCCGTAGTCCATGCCTGGATTGAAGGACTGGTTGGCAAAAAACGGATCGATGTTTTTCAGATTGGGAATGGCTGCCTTGGGAAGAGGCGCCAACATACCCCGGCTGACCAGGATGGGTAAGCTCGGATTCTCAGGAAAGACCACATCGTAAATGGAATCACCCCCGGCAAACATCTTCGCCATCATGGTATCCGTATCCTCGTAAAAATCGACCGTCACTTCGCAGTTAAACTGCTTCTCAAAATCCTCCACAATGGTGGGATCCAGGTATTCGCTCCAGATGTAGATGCGAAGCTGTTCTTTCTTTTCAGCACAGCCAGCGAAGACCAGTGCGATGAGTGATAATAAAATAGTATGTTTCATATTCTTAGTCATGCGCCAACGGCTTCGATTGAGTGACACGAAATTGATTTTTTTTATTTGGATTTAATTTTGGTCCAGAGTTCGTCGTAGAGTTTGGCCGCGTCACCGATATCCACATCATATTGTACCCGGTCTAGAACATCGTCGGGCGGATAGATGGCTGGATTCTCCAACATGCTTGGATCCGAATATTGACGCGCAGGAATGTTAGGCGTGGCCGCTTGATTATAGGTGGTATTTTGGCCATTGATCTGCGGATCATTTAGGAAGTTCAGGAATTTCTCTGCTAGTTCCGGATGAGGGGCTCGAGCAGGGATACACCAGATATCTACCCAAATCAATCCACCTTCGCGTGGTATGAAATAGGCAGTCTCAGAATCTGCGTTCATTCCCTTTGCCCCATGATCACTATAAGTGGAGGAGGCAGTCGCCTCCTTAGCCAAGACTCGATTTTTTGCTAGGATACTGGTTTCAAATCCCAATGACCGCTTCTTGGTTTCGATTAACAAGTCGGCGGCTTTGACCAGTGCTTGTGGATCCGTGGAATTAACATCGTAGCCCAAGTATATGAGAGCCACCCCAATAGTTGCACGCATGTCATCCATCAGCAGAAACTGCCCCGATTGTTTCTCGGGATCAAAAAACAGACCCCATGTTTCATCAACACTAGTACCAGGTTCTTGCCGCATGAACAGCCCGGTGGTCCCCCAGTGGTAGGGGACACCAAATTTAAAGTCGGGATTAAAATCCGATTCCCTGAATCTCGGATCGATATGTTTCAGGTTTGGAATAGCTTCCGCTCGAATCTCGGCTAGAATGTTTCTGTTTTTAAGCGCGGTTATGGTTCTGTGATCGGCGACCACGAGGTCGTAGCCGGAATCGCCTCCGGCAAACAACTTAGCCAGCATAGTTTCCGGTTCTTCGAAGTGATCGATGACAATGTCGCAGTCGAGTTGATTTTCGAAGTCGGCAACAACCTCGGGATCCAGGTATTCGCTCCAGATAAAGATGTTCAGTTGGTCTTTCTTTTCAGCGCAACCAACAAGAACCAACGCAGTGAGTATGAAGAGTAAGTGTTTCATAATTTGGGAATCACGATTGTTTATTTCTACTGAGCATCAGGACCGTGATCGTGCTGATGATAGATACTAGAATGATTAAGGTTGATAGAGCATTGACGTCGGGAGTGACCCCGCGCTTTACAGATGAGAATATCAAAATTGGAAAAGTCGTCGCTCCCGCACCAGCGGTAAAATAACTCACCACAAAATCATCAATGCTTAAGGTGAAAGCGAGCGCGCCCCCTGCCAGCACACCAGGAAGAATTAGCGGTAGCGTAATGTAACGAAACTTCTGCCAGTTACTTGCACCGAGATCGTGTGCCGCTTCTTCAATCGAAGGATCCATACCAGCCATGCGTGCGCGAACCACGATGGCCACGAAAGGAATCTGGAAGGTGATGTGCGCGATGATCATCGTACCCAAACCGAGTTTAAACAGTCCCAACCAAGCATGAATCATAGAATAAAAGATGAGGATGGAAACCGCCATGACGATTTCCGGAACGACCACCGGGAAATACATCAGCCAGGAAAAGGCCTGTTTACCTGGAAAAGAATAGCGCACCAATCCATAACCAAGCATGGTTCCCAGTACCGTGGAGATGGCTGTGCTCGTTCCAGCCAGGATAAGCGAGTTGGCCGCGGCATCCAATTTCTGTGACGTGCTGAAGAGTTTGGCATACCACTCCAAACTGAAGCCAGCCCAAGGGCCGCCATACTTGGCGGAGTTAAAGGAATAAATCACCACGGCCACGATGGGCGCGTAGAGAAATATGTATATACAGATGGAGATGATCCAGGAGCAGGGACGGTTGCGATTCATAGCATACTCTCCCTTCCCTCTTCACCGGCTGTCCGTGCAAACACCCAGAGTCCGATCATCACGGTTAGCATTCCCAAGCAGGCAATGGCCGAACCAAAGGGCCAGTCACGGCTTTGCCCAAATTGCATGCCAATCGCACTCCCTAACAACATGGTTTTGGAACCACCCAATAGATTTGGGATTACGAACTCTCCGGTGGCCGGAATAAACACCAGCAACATACCGGCCGATAGCCCGGGTTTGATTTGCGGTAAAAGCGCATGACGAAATACACGCCATCCATTGGCGCCCAAGTCCTTTGCCGCATCTACCAACGACCAATCAACCTTTTCCACTGAGGCATAAAGCGGCAGTGCAAGGAAAGGCAGGTAGTTGGCCGTCATGGCCAGGAACACAGCAAAGGCACTCGGGTACAATCCCTCCCCGGGTTCCAGAAATCCGAAAGCCACGGCCACCTTCGAAAACCAGCTGTTGGATGACAACAAAACCTGCCAGGCGTATGTCCGAATTAACATGTTGGTCCAAAAAGGAATCAACAAAAGCATCAACCCGAGCAGCTTGTGATTCCGAGGAAGAGCGGCTATAAAGAAAGTCAAAGGCAAGGCTGCCAACACACAGAGCAACACCGTTCCACCAGCCATCAAAAAGCTGCGCAAAATGATCTTCGGATACAGCGGATCAAAACCAAACGAACCGAAACCGACGAAGCGTTTAAAGTTTTCTAAGGTAAACTGCCATTCGATCTCACCGTAGGTTCCTCGGCTGCAAAAACTGATGACCAGAATGAAAATTAGCGGCAACAATAAAAACAACGTCACCCAGCCAATACCCGGACCACTGATCAAGGCCGAGCGGATGAGTTCTCCCTTGACAGTGAGCTGCTCGCCGAATTTAAATTTCCTACTTTTCCCCTGCATTAATCGTTCAATACGATGATTGCTTCCGCGGGTAAATATGCCGTCGTTTCACACCCCTGCCCCAGACTGTGTTCGGGGTGCTTTCGGTTCATGGCGACTGCTTGGAGTTTCTGATCGCCAGCGCTCAAATCATAGTGCGTTTCGGATCCTTTGTAGATCACTTGCTCAACACGGACAGTGCATTGATTGTCCGAGTTCTGACCATCGCCAGATCCCAGTTGAATTTTCTCCGGGCGAATGGCCAAGGTGAACTGATCTCTACCAGGATGCTCAGCGGCTACACGTAATTGCCCCAACTGCGTATCGACCAGCATTTCATTTCCATCGAACGACTTCACCGTAGCCTCAATCAAACTACAGGTTCCCAAAAACTGGCTAACAAAGCGCGTTTGCGGTTGCTCGTACAGGGACTCAGCATCACCCAGTTGCTCGATCTTTCCATCGCACATCACCGCAATACGATCGCTCAATACCAGGGCTTCTTCCTGGTCATGGGTCACGTAGATAAAGGTGATTCCCAGGTTGCGTTGAAGATTCAATAGCTCCACTTGCAGTTGCTTCCTCAACTTTAAGTCCAGTGCTGCCAGAGGTTCGTCGAGCAACAACACTTTCGGTTCATTAACCACGGCCCGTGCCAAAGCGACCCGCTGCTTCTGCCCACCAGAAAGTTGATTCGGTTTTCTGTCGGCCAGATTTTTAATTTCCACCAGCGACATCACTCGGTCGACACGCTCGTCGATTTCGGTCTGCGATACCTTTTTCATCTTCAACCCGAAAGCAATGTTCTGCCTCACATTAAAATGCGGGAACAAGGCATAGGATTGAAATACGGTATTAACTGGTCTTACATGAGCAGGAATATTCTCTGTATCTTCACCACCGATACATACGGTGCCTTCATCGCAAAATTCAAGCCCCGCGATAATCCGCAAGAGCGTTGTCTTTCCGCATCCCGATGGACCCAACAAAGAGAAAAACTCCCCCTGCTTAATCGTCAAACTGACCCCATCCAACGCGACGGTTTCGCCAAACCGCCGACTCACGTTCGTTATTTCTATATCAGAGTTACTTTCCACAAATGACTAGTTAACCAATCTTCTTTAGTTTTTGATCCTTACCCTTTTTGGGGTGAATAGTAAGGGAGCTTACCGTTCCATTCTTAGCTTTTGCGAACGACAATTGTTTTCCATCGCTGCGGGCTCCGTAGGTGAAGCGTCCGTTTGCCAGAGGTCGGATTTCAACCTTGGGGAAATGCTCGTCGATTTCGACAAAGAGTTGGTGACCATTTCGAGTGACCGTGTAGGTCCGTTCGATTTTTTTAGCTTTTAAGAGATATTGCCCGACATAGGTATCCAATACCTCAGGATCGACAGCTGAGGGCACCACCTTCCTTAAGTGAAGGTTAAGGCTGAATATATTTCTCCTGCCCTCTTTGGGAACCACCGTCAAACGCTCCTGTTCTTCCACCGACAGATTACTTAATAGTATATCCGGTTCATTGAGTGGCTCTCCGGGGAAGTAGCACTGAGTAATCAACTCATGGTACCCACGCATGGAAATCTTGAAATGAATATGCGGCGTCCTATAGCCCGCTTCTTCATCCGCTTCACCATCATGCAGGAAGGACAAGGGATAAAGCGCCGGCTTGATCGTTTTGAAGCCGTAGTTGCCTTTGTCATCGCTTACCGTTTGGCCGAAGCTTTGGAAATTGGGATCTAAGGGGGCCGGATTCTTGTCCTCCACATGATTATAACGTCCGGCGGCATTGGCCTGCCAAATTTCAATGAATACACCCGGGACCGGATTACAGTCCTCATCGAGAATCTTTCCTCGGATACGGATGACTTCTCCTTTGGCACGTTCGGTATGCCCTCTGAGCATGGTCAGATCCAGGTCGG
This genomic stretch from Opitutia bacterium ISCC 52 harbors:
- a CDS encoding ABC transporter permease, with translation MNRNRPCSWIISICIYIFLYAPIVAVVIYSFNSAKYGGPWAGFSLEWYAKLFSTSQKLDAAANSLILAGTSTAISTVLGTMLGYGLVRYSFPGKQAFSWLMYFPVVVPEIVMAVSILIFYSMIHAWLGLFKLGLGTMIIAHITFQIPFVAIVVRARMAGMDPSIEEAAHDLGASNWQKFRYITLPLILPGVLAGGALAFTLSIDDFVVSYFTAGAGATTFPILIFSSVKRGVTPDVNALSTLIILVSIISTITVLMLSRNKQS
- a CDS encoding ABC transporter permease — encoded protein: MQGKSRKFKFGEQLTVKGELIRSALISGPGIGWVTLFLLLPLIFILVISFCSRGTYGEIEWQFTLENFKRFVGFGSFGFDPLYPKIILRSFLMAGGTVLLCVLAALPLTFFIAALPRNHKLLGLMLLLIPFWTNMLIRTYAWQVLLSSNSWFSKVAVAFGFLEPGEGLYPSAFAVFLAMTANYLPFLALPLYASVEKVDWSLVDAAKDLGANGWRVFRHALLPQIKPGLSAGMLLVFIPATGEFVIPNLLGGSKTMLLGSAIGMQFGQSRDWPFGSAIACLGMLTVMIGLWVFARTAGEEGRESML
- a CDS encoding ABC transporter ATP-binding protein, with amino-acid sequence MESNSDIEITNVSRRFGETVALDGVSLTIKQGEFFSLLGPSGCGKTTLLRIIAGLEFCDEGTVCIGGEDTENIPAHVRPVNTVFQSYALFPHFNVRQNIAFGLKMKKVSQTEIDERVDRVMSLVEIKNLADRKPNQLSGGQKQRVALARAVVNEPKVLLLDEPLAALDLKLRKQLQVELLNLQRNLGITFIYVTHDQEEALVLSDRIAVMCDGKIEQLGDAESLYEQPQTRFVSQFLGTCSLIEATVKSFDGNEMLVDTQLGQLRVAAEHPGRDQFTLAIRPEKIQLGSGDGQNSDNQCTVRVEQVIYKGSETHYDLSAGDQKLQAVAMNRKHPEHSLGQGCETTAYLPAEAIIVLND